The following proteins come from a genomic window of Mycobacterium gordonae:
- a CDS encoding serine/threonine-protein kinase, protein MGEVWRAFDTDTQRVVAIKVLPTHLADDPQFAQRFRREAFAAAGLANPHVVPIHHYGEINNRLYVDMRLIEGRDLHQIVAEGPLNLNRATSIVEQIASALHAAHKIGLVHRDVKPSNILIDDEDFAYLIDFGIARAVGQTSLTGTSGVIGTWAYMAPERFSRDQNDSRADVYALACVLHECLTGKQPFPASSVERQIAAHVSEPPPRPSMLQPTVPASMDAVVARGMAKDPDERFQTAKDLANAARAAASTYSGSAPTQAAKPPVTPKKQPRRQSSLRATAAAAANSKAAKAGAADGAPEGMQRPSGSPKQPAAATVAKPPAAAPVGKRPAIAPVGKRPASARVAKRQLVNAQPEHKPGVVTIIGVVFVLVLIVVALVVGLALIGGVL, encoded by the coding sequence ATGGGAGAGGTATGGCGCGCCTTCGACACCGACACCCAGCGTGTCGTTGCGATCAAAGTACTGCCAACCCATCTCGCCGACGACCCACAATTCGCCCAGCGGTTTCGCCGTGAAGCGTTCGCCGCGGCCGGGCTAGCTAATCCGCACGTAGTACCCATTCACCACTATGGGGAAATCAACAACAGGCTTTACGTCGATATGCGCCTGATTGAGGGTCGCGATCTACACCAGATCGTCGCCGAAGGCCCGCTAAACCTCAATCGGGCCACGTCGATCGTCGAGCAAATCGCTTCAGCGCTGCATGCCGCGCACAAGATTGGTTTGGTGCATCGTGACGTCAAACCCTCCAACATCTTAATCGACGATGAAGACTTCGCCTACCTGATCGATTTCGGGATCGCCCGCGCGGTCGGTCAAACAAGCCTGACCGGAACGAGCGGAGTGATCGGCACTTGGGCGTATATGGCCCCCGAGCGATTCTCCAGGGACCAGAACGATTCCCGCGCTGATGTATACGCCCTGGCCTGCGTGTTACATGAGTGTTTAACCGGCAAGCAACCGTTTCCCGCGAGCAGCGTAGAGCGACAAATCGCCGCACATGTTTCCGAGCCGCCACCACGGCCTTCCATGTTGCAACCGACGGTGCCCGCATCAATGGACGCAGTAGTGGCCCGGGGCATGGCCAAAGATCCAGACGAGCGGTTCCAAACAGCGAAGGACCTCGCAAACGCCGCACGCGCAGCCGCTTCGACCTACTCGGGGTCTGCGCCGACGCAGGCAGCAAAGCCGCCCGTAACACCGAAAAAACAACCACGTCGACAGTCATCATTGAGAGCTACGGCTGCCGCCGCGGCTAACAGCAAGGCAGCCAAAGCCGGTGCCGCGGACGGCGCACCCGAGGGCATGCAGCGCCCATCCGGCAGCCCGAAGCAGCCTGCCGCAGCGACTGTCGCAAAGCCACCCGCTGCAGCACCTGTCGGCAAACGACCCGCCATAGCGCCAGTCGGCAAACGACCGGCCTCAGCGCGCGTCGCGAAGCGGCAGCTGGTGAACGCTCAGCCAGAGCACAAACCGGGTGTAGTCACCATTATCGGCGTCGTTTTTGTGCTTGTGCTGATCGTGGTCGCCTTAGTTGTCGGCCTGGCGTTGATTGGCGGCGTTCTCTAG
- a CDS encoding type IV toxin-antitoxin system AbiEi family antitoxin domain-containing protein, with protein MAATERYLQLADIAAGQWGLVTAAQARHVGLTHQQLTRMARSGILHRLHHGVYRLAGVPPDPFTELKVSWLALDPAATAAERLERSDPVGVVSHRSAARVHQLGDLDADLNEFTLTAGKRTRDPDTRIYKRALDRSDWQVIGGLPTTTVGVTLADLAAATTDGGHLGSVLRDAILHAKITYLDAAAVLRPYAHEYGAPLGNGRTLVKTLLAQTGLSKTIAAAAQFDDPDDTWLTDQLNTAASRYLGGTAFRRAADQVLVDQELMGATDFYGLRRQPGTA; from the coding sequence ATGGCGGCAACGGAACGGTACCTTCAGCTCGCGGATATTGCCGCTGGGCAGTGGGGTCTGGTCACCGCCGCCCAAGCCCGTCATGTCGGGCTTACCCATCAACAGCTGACCCGGATGGCCCGCAGCGGCATCCTGCACCGCCTTCACCACGGCGTCTACCGCCTCGCCGGCGTGCCCCCCGACCCCTTCACCGAGCTCAAAGTGAGCTGGCTGGCCCTCGACCCGGCGGCCACCGCCGCCGAACGTCTCGAACGATCTGACCCGGTCGGAGTGGTATCTCACCGTTCGGCAGCGCGTGTGCATCAGCTCGGAGATCTCGATGCCGACCTCAACGAATTCACGTTGACCGCCGGCAAGCGCACGCGTGATCCTGACACCCGTATCTACAAGCGGGCCCTCGACCGGTCGGACTGGCAGGTGATTGGTGGCCTGCCGACCACCACTGTCGGCGTCACTCTGGCTGATCTGGCGGCGGCCACCACCGACGGAGGGCACCTCGGCAGTGTGTTGCGGGATGCGATCCTGCACGCCAAGATCACCTACCTCGATGCTGCAGCGGTGCTGCGGCCCTACGCCCATGAATACGGCGCCCCGCTTGGCAACGGTCGCACGCTGGTTAAGACATTGCTCGCTCAGACCGGCCTGTCCAAAACCATTGCTGCAGCGGCACAATTCGACGACCCCGACGACACCTGGCTGACAGATCAACTCAACACCGCGGCATCGCGGTACCTCGGCGGCACCGCTTTCCGGCGAGCCGCCGACCAGGTTCTCGTCGACCAGGAACTCATGGGCGCGACCGACTTCTACGGGCTCCGTCGACAGCCGGGCACAGCGTGA
- a CDS encoding nucleotidyl transferase AbiEii/AbiGii toxin family protein produces the protein MRRHYLTQRFLARIYTAPNPAWVLLGGSALLARIPGARHSRDVDFAYSHTLSAVASELAELVSAVPAPDPFAFDVAATPSRDDDHLTLKITARLGVTVIDTFPVDITRRPRFATVDIVRPDPVITVDDVGDLPAFLAIPLAHQVADKICAMYETHGAGKLPSTRFHDLVDLMIIVDERIGAELAADTVTAALTVEQIRRGITIPADLPAPGPQWVSGYNRLATPLRPRSLSRLDEAMALLRAFTTPILAATANGSWHPAIRHWK, from the coding sequence TTGCGCCGCCACTACCTGACTCAGCGCTTCCTGGCCCGCATCTACACCGCTCCGAACCCCGCATGGGTACTTCTAGGCGGCTCAGCACTGCTGGCTCGTATCCCGGGTGCGCGCCACTCCCGCGATGTCGACTTCGCCTACTCGCACACCCTGTCTGCCGTAGCCAGCGAGCTCGCGGAGCTCGTCAGTGCCGTCCCCGCGCCGGACCCGTTCGCTTTCGACGTCGCCGCAACGCCATCCCGCGACGACGACCACCTCACACTGAAAATCACTGCACGACTGGGTGTTACCGTCATTGATACCTTCCCCGTCGACATCACGCGAAGGCCCAGGTTCGCGACCGTCGATATCGTGCGGCCCGATCCGGTCATCACTGTCGACGACGTTGGCGACCTCCCGGCGTTTCTCGCCATCCCGCTCGCCCACCAGGTCGCCGACAAGATCTGCGCAATGTATGAAACCCACGGCGCCGGAAAGCTACCGTCCACACGCTTCCATGACTTGGTCGACCTGATGATCATCGTCGACGAACGTATCGGCGCTGAACTGGCCGCGGACACCGTGACAGCAGCGCTCACCGTAGAACAGATCCGCCGCGGCATCACCATTCCCGCCGACCTGCCCGCCCCCGGCCCGCAATGGGTCAGCGGTTACAACCGTCTCGCCACACCACTACGCCCCCGAAGCCTGAGCCGCCTCGATGAGGCGATGGCACTCCTACGAGCCTTCACCACTCCCATCCTGGCAGCAACTGCCAACGGCAGCTGGCATCCAGCCATCCGCCACTGGAAGTAA
- a CDS encoding NACHT domain-containing protein yields the protein MPESRHRYLYERLGDHDFQQLVNALLAAQFPNFTPMALRQADGGIDGQRKIDPSTLLIYQVKWSVAGWEKNPVSWLDAVVKKELDNLRRLAKEGVRHYVLVTNVPSTAKPRTGTFAQLNKKLHAYAKELGFEEMTCLWREALNSWLDNSEDSIKWAYADMLAGWDLIRFLVAEQVGATKNQADRKLIRQVAASQWDDDQRVKFSQADVDRKRMVDLFVDVTAELVHSTERTQVRSLSSSDLGGAAHHLLQTPAPFTLVRGAPGQGKSTLSQYICQVHRGAFMPASERPKTLPVLAKPRFPIRLDLSDYALWLTGNDVWDHSDNRQPRKEKARKGEKATIECFLADLMTHESGGITATADTVQSIFDRVPSFVVLDGLDEVGSASIRRRVVNEINAFAGRGKTYTEPLKVVVTTRPSAGELPEPAADKFEIIALNQLTGEQRADYLRKWCAVRGIRSKDGRALRRSFNDKSREPYIHELAGNPMQLTILLDLLHRQGAATPAQRTDLYDTYVDLLLAREANKHPEAVRNHKEELLEIIPFLGWYLHAHTEESQIDGRMSIGNLKAAMRHFQRTYGNQESIVDELFVGISDRLWALTSQVDGTYEFEVLSLREYFAARFLYRNAGEDNPHFDNTTVLRELLRRPYWLNTARFYGGNAKGSDVYVLAAGIERELAETSASASYLAAWALLADGVFQRRPHEARKVLTALCSDVGTAILLSAFDRRDIVALPELPNPTDGGADPTWTRLTTTIAKDPCDSANPRRVRVLRELLNQRSEFSAWWYDQLTRAIGTEQQNAWLAIGAFCEAGAGITAAFENIDLSDGAAELVLSTGLCPEPGSSFEAALLSAVLNGECPRVTSICSMPAQVAAGLAPGEFLTSSTTGFISGDDRAKRRRSDAINQLRSARSPWEKVAKKRAFKSGYKSSTFPWADTAAAVHEQVGRCWIASEIAIIGAGSPFGLAYSKRAGATAFGSTGHPSELLAQTRANSGNASWWREQLDTLDDDLGRAEWALALWCVASGSVVSELLPELTDVLAQLPNSRRRTTMRAAEQIAHFGWLTKRPVTGDTTDAELAALNRLRVLAPQTRTGESSSTGSQTTAPSLLSVARSEGWLKVDTAAAYR from the coding sequence GTGCCCGAGAGTCGACACCGTTACCTTTACGAGCGCCTGGGCGACCACGACTTCCAGCAGCTCGTTAACGCCCTACTTGCCGCCCAGTTCCCCAACTTCACCCCCATGGCGCTGCGCCAGGCAGACGGCGGCATTGATGGCCAGCGCAAGATCGATCCATCGACATTGTTGATCTACCAAGTCAAATGGTCTGTGGCCGGCTGGGAAAAGAACCCCGTCAGTTGGCTGGACGCCGTCGTGAAGAAGGAGCTGGACAACCTCCGGCGGCTGGCGAAGGAAGGTGTACGCCACTACGTCCTGGTGACGAACGTGCCGAGCACAGCCAAGCCCAGAACTGGCACCTTCGCCCAGCTGAACAAGAAGCTCCACGCGTACGCCAAGGAACTCGGCTTCGAGGAGATGACGTGCTTGTGGCGCGAGGCGCTGAACTCGTGGCTCGACAACTCCGAGGACTCGATCAAGTGGGCCTACGCCGACATGCTCGCCGGCTGGGATCTCATCCGATTCCTGGTGGCCGAGCAAGTCGGAGCGACCAAGAACCAGGCAGACCGCAAGCTGATCCGACAGGTCGCCGCGTCGCAATGGGATGACGACCAGCGGGTCAAGTTCAGCCAGGCTGACGTGGACCGGAAGCGGATGGTGGACCTCTTCGTCGACGTCACCGCGGAGCTGGTTCACTCCACAGAGAGAACCCAAGTGCGATCGCTTTCCTCGAGCGACCTTGGTGGCGCTGCGCATCACCTGCTGCAAACGCCGGCGCCCTTCACCCTGGTGCGGGGTGCTCCTGGGCAAGGCAAGTCCACCCTCAGCCAGTACATCTGCCAGGTGCACCGCGGCGCGTTCATGCCCGCGTCGGAGCGGCCCAAAACGCTACCCGTGCTGGCGAAACCGCGGTTCCCGATCAGGTTGGACTTGAGTGACTACGCGTTGTGGCTTACCGGCAACGACGTGTGGGACCACTCTGACAACCGCCAGCCGCGGAAAGAGAAGGCGCGCAAGGGCGAGAAGGCAACCATCGAGTGCTTCCTCGCCGACCTGATGACGCACGAGAGCGGTGGCATCACCGCTACTGCCGACACCGTACAGAGCATTTTCGATCGGGTTCCCAGTTTCGTCGTGCTCGACGGACTGGATGAGGTCGGAAGCGCCAGCATCCGGCGTCGGGTCGTCAACGAGATCAACGCATTTGCCGGCCGGGGGAAGACGTACACCGAACCGCTCAAGGTGGTCGTCACCACGCGCCCCAGTGCGGGTGAGCTTCCGGAGCCGGCGGCGGACAAGTTCGAGATCATCGCGCTCAACCAGCTGACCGGCGAGCAGCGGGCCGACTACTTGCGCAAGTGGTGCGCCGTCCGGGGGATCCGGAGCAAGGACGGCCGCGCGCTGAGGAGAAGCTTCAACGACAAGAGTCGCGAGCCATACATCCACGAACTCGCTGGCAACCCAATGCAGCTGACGATTCTGCTCGACCTCCTCCATCGGCAGGGAGCAGCCACACCCGCGCAGCGGACCGACCTCTACGACACCTACGTCGACCTCCTCCTCGCGCGCGAGGCGAACAAGCACCCCGAAGCCGTTCGTAATCACAAGGAGGAACTCCTCGAGATCATCCCGTTCCTCGGCTGGTACCTACATGCGCACACCGAGGAGTCGCAGATCGACGGCCGCATGAGCATCGGCAACTTGAAGGCGGCGATGCGCCACTTCCAGCGCACCTACGGCAACCAAGAGTCGATCGTGGACGAGCTTTTCGTGGGCATCAGCGACCGGCTGTGGGCCCTGACCAGCCAGGTGGATGGAACCTACGAGTTCGAGGTTCTCTCACTCCGTGAGTACTTCGCCGCGCGATTTCTGTACCGCAACGCCGGTGAAGACAACCCGCACTTCGACAACACCACCGTGCTTCGGGAGCTCCTCCGCCGCCCGTACTGGCTGAACACCGCCAGGTTCTACGGCGGCAACGCGAAGGGCAGCGATGTCTATGTCCTGGCCGCCGGGATCGAGCGGGAACTGGCAGAGACATCGGCATCCGCGTCTTACCTCGCCGCGTGGGCGCTCCTCGCCGACGGCGTTTTCCAACGTCGGCCGCACGAGGCGCGCAAGGTGCTGACGGCACTCTGCTCCGACGTGGGGACCGCGATCCTGTTGTCTGCGTTCGACCGACGCGACATCGTGGCCCTGCCCGAGCTCCCCAACCCCACTGACGGCGGTGCCGATCCGACCTGGACCCGCCTGACGACGACGATTGCAAAAGACCCGTGTGACAGCGCCAACCCGCGGCGTGTGCGAGTGCTTCGAGAACTGCTCAACCAGCGCAGCGAGTTCTCGGCATGGTGGTACGACCAGCTCACCAGAGCGATCGGCACGGAGCAGCAGAACGCGTGGCTCGCGATCGGAGCTTTCTGCGAAGCCGGTGCCGGGATCACCGCGGCCTTCGAGAACATTGACCTGTCCGATGGCGCCGCTGAACTCGTCCTCAGCACGGGGCTCTGCCCAGAACCAGGGAGTTCGTTCGAAGCGGCGCTGCTCAGTGCGGTGCTGAACGGCGAGTGCCCGCGCGTCACCTCGATCTGCTCCATGCCCGCGCAAGTCGCTGCGGGTCTCGCGCCCGGGGAGTTCCTGACCAGTTCGACAACAGGGTTCATCTCCGGCGACGATCGAGCGAAGCGTCGGCGTTCTGATGCGATAAACCAGCTCAGGAGCGCCCGTTCGCCGTGGGAAAAGGTCGCCAAGAAGCGCGCGTTCAAGTCCGGCTACAAGAGCAGTACGTTCCCGTGGGCGGACACCGCAGCGGCAGTCCATGAGCAGGTCGGACGCTGCTGGATTGCCTCGGAGATCGCGATCATCGGCGCAGGCTCGCCGTTTGGGCTCGCGTACAGCAAGCGCGCGGGCGCAACAGCATTCGGGTCCACTGGTCACCCGTCCGAACTCCTTGCTCAGACACGAGCCAATAGCGGCAATGCCAGCTGGTGGCGCGAGCAGCTGGACACCCTCGACGATGACCTCGGCCGAGCGGAGTGGGCTTTGGCGCTGTGGTGCGTCGCGTCCGGATCGGTCGTATCCGAGCTTCTGCCCGAGCTCACGGACGTTCTTGCACAGCTCCCGAACTCGCGGCGGCGGACGACCATGCGCGCCGCGGAGCAGATTGCGCACTTCGGCTGGCTGACGAAGCGCCCGGTCACCGGCGACACCACCGACGCCGAATTGGCCGCACTCAATCGCCTCCGCGTGCTGGCACCACAGACCAGGACAGGGGAGAGTTCAAGCACGGGTAGTCAGACGACTGCGCCTTCGCTGCTCAGCGTCGCCCGCTCAGAAGGGTGGCTCAAGGTCGACACGGCGGCTGCCTACCGCTGA
- a CDS encoding antitoxin VbhA family protein: protein MTELQKAKRRIKAVRAIRRSTELEGFRSTNATRADQVAYARGTITAAELRDRVRRRYNLQ from the coding sequence GTGACCGAGCTGCAGAAGGCCAAGCGCCGTATCAAAGCCGTGCGCGCTATCCGCCGCAGCACTGAACTAGAGGGTTTCCGCAGCACCAACGCAACGCGCGCCGACCAGGTGGCCTATGCCCGCGGAACCATCACCGCCGCCGAGCTGCGCGACCGCGTCCGGCGCCGATACAACCTGCAGTAA
- a CDS encoding DUF2290 domain-containing protein, with amino-acid sequence MIVVDGARVTWRSPAPAGKFVDFVDYPTIRTYRRWAQAGEYSALLPDAALLQLTYDVAHGEIAGHRLAYVPCPYRVDQDFLLTEAIGDVLDLHAAEPQDDITMQSAIRLDFDPGSAAVGHPTSHLTLNVSTCRIACEAPMAAEDFVRFVFRNFYKDQYAANVDFFEALPKSDRDSTVTEDERYEPHVAWRRRG; translated from the coding sequence GTGATCGTCGTCGACGGTGCGAGGGTGACGTGGCGGTCGCCGGCGCCGGCGGGGAAGTTCGTGGACTTCGTGGATTACCCGACTATCCGTACCTACCGGCGGTGGGCGCAGGCCGGCGAGTACTCCGCGCTTTTGCCCGATGCTGCACTGCTGCAACTGACCTACGACGTGGCTCACGGCGAGATCGCAGGGCATCGCCTCGCCTATGTGCCGTGTCCCTATCGCGTCGACCAGGACTTCCTGCTCACCGAAGCGATCGGTGACGTTCTCGACCTGCACGCCGCCGAACCGCAGGACGACATCACCATGCAGAGTGCGATCCGCCTCGACTTCGATCCCGGCTCGGCAGCAGTTGGCCACCCGACGTCACACCTGACCCTCAACGTCTCGACGTGCCGCATCGCGTGCGAGGCACCCATGGCCGCAGAAGACTTCGTGCGGTTCGTGTTTCGCAACTTCTATAAGGATCAGTACGCGGCCAACGTCGACTTCTTCGAGGCCCTTCCGAAAAGCGACCGTGATAGCACCGTTACCGAGGATGAGCGTTATGAGCCGCACGTGGCGTGGCGCCGGCGTGGATGA
- a CDS encoding DEAD/DEAH box helicase, translating into MALEVVHGPSGNIEAAHELADLLDRELDEGTIYLGYPVLATADDRVEIDALLVSEERGLIAYRFADSIPTTDDDWMRLGAEQDRIFNALESHLSRYDTLRRGRKFAIGIVTVTVFAAPVGNPPVPTEAAFRSFEELPAFIGEQQGLDADLYRSLQAALQRVSTIRPAKRRAEVKSADSRGAAMKVIERGIANLDFWQKKAAIETPAGPQRIRGLAGSGKTIVLALKAALLHAQNESWKIAVTFWSQSLYQQFEDLIKRFSFAHMDDLPDPERLAILHAWGTRSREGLYTRLADALGVQPVNFGMAERKYGRDRAFEGVCQELLAVAETSDIEPLFDAILIDEAQDLPPSFFRLLYLFTKDPKRVVWAYDELQKLDEREMASLGELFGTTATGDPVVNITNREGEPRRDVVLPICYRNTPWALATAHSIGFGIYRPDGLVQHFEDPQLWEEIGYQRDAGSLQLGSYVELSRSGLSSPAYFVELLRSEDAVMFRSDFADEPSQDRWVAQQILNDVGPAELEHDDILIVIPSAYTSKRRYARLASILEDHGIPSHLVGVNSSQDIVFVRGSVAVAHIYRAKGNEAPMVYVLDAQYAGAAFNEVSRRNTIFTAITRSKAWVRVCGFGTTMAGIADEVEAVRAADFRLKFTIPTAEQLAEMRRVNADLNRNAPASQIVALEQLAEAFERGEVSPDQLPPKLLRQLSNYLNQLPGFDDNR; encoded by the coding sequence ATGGCGCTTGAGGTCGTACACGGGCCATCCGGCAACATCGAAGCGGCACACGAACTCGCCGACCTTCTCGACCGGGAACTCGATGAAGGCACGATCTACCTCGGATACCCCGTGCTGGCGACAGCCGATGATCGAGTCGAGATCGACGCTCTCCTGGTGTCCGAGGAGCGGGGGCTCATCGCGTACAGATTCGCCGATAGCATACCGACCACCGATGACGACTGGATGCGCCTCGGCGCCGAGCAGGACCGGATCTTCAACGCCCTCGAAAGCCATCTGTCGCGCTACGACACCCTAAGACGGGGCCGCAAGTTCGCCATCGGCATTGTCACGGTCACCGTCTTCGCGGCACCCGTGGGCAACCCGCCGGTTCCGACTGAAGCGGCCTTCCGCAGCTTCGAGGAGCTTCCCGCGTTCATCGGCGAGCAGCAGGGGCTCGACGCGGACCTATATCGCAGTCTGCAGGCGGCCCTGCAGCGGGTCAGCACCATCAGGCCCGCGAAACGCCGAGCGGAGGTCAAGAGCGCCGACAGTCGCGGTGCCGCGATGAAGGTCATCGAGCGGGGCATTGCGAACCTGGACTTCTGGCAGAAGAAGGCGGCGATCGAGACTCCCGCTGGGCCCCAACGCATCCGAGGCCTGGCAGGCTCTGGCAAGACCATCGTTCTGGCACTCAAGGCCGCTCTGCTGCACGCGCAGAACGAGTCGTGGAAGATCGCGGTGACTTTCTGGTCGCAGTCGTTGTATCAGCAGTTCGAAGACCTCATCAAGCGGTTCTCCTTCGCCCATATGGACGATCTGCCCGATCCCGAGCGGCTGGCGATCCTCCATGCGTGGGGTACGCGTTCCCGTGAAGGTCTCTATACGCGCTTGGCTGACGCTCTGGGCGTGCAGCCCGTCAATTTCGGCATGGCCGAACGGAAGTACGGTCGCGACCGGGCTTTCGAAGGGGTGTGCCAGGAACTGCTCGCGGTCGCCGAGACAAGTGACATCGAGCCCTTATTCGACGCGATCCTCATCGACGAGGCCCAGGACCTGCCGCCGAGCTTCTTTCGTCTGCTCTACCTGTTCACGAAGGATCCCAAGCGCGTCGTGTGGGCCTACGACGAACTTCAGAAACTCGACGAGCGCGAGATGGCCAGCCTCGGTGAGCTGTTCGGTACCACGGCAACCGGTGATCCGGTGGTCAACATCACCAACCGAGAGGGCGAACCTCGCCGCGATGTCGTGCTGCCGATCTGCTATCGCAACACCCCCTGGGCACTGGCGACCGCACATTCGATCGGCTTCGGGATCTACCGGCCCGACGGTCTTGTTCAACACTTCGAAGATCCGCAGCTGTGGGAGGAGATTGGGTATCAGCGAGACGCCGGCAGCCTTCAGTTGGGTTCCTACGTCGAACTCTCCCGCTCCGGTCTGAGTTCTCCCGCCTACTTCGTGGAACTGCTGCGCAGCGAGGACGCGGTGATGTTCCGAAGCGATTTCGCCGACGAGCCGTCTCAGGATCGGTGGGTTGCGCAGCAGATCCTCAACGACGTTGGGCCTGCCGAACTCGAGCACGATGACATCCTCATCGTCATCCCGAGCGCGTACACGTCGAAGCGGCGCTACGCCAGGCTCGCGAGCATCCTCGAGGATCACGGGATCCCGAGCCATCTGGTCGGCGTCAACAGCAGCCAGGACATCGTCTTCGTCCGCGGTTCGGTCGCCGTGGCCCACATCTACCGCGCCAAGGGGAACGAGGCCCCGATGGTGTACGTGCTCGATGCTCAGTACGCCGGTGCAGCCTTCAACGAGGTCAGCCGACGCAACACGATCTTCACCGCCATCACCCGCAGCAAGGCCTGGGTTCGGGTGTGTGGTTTCGGGACCACGATGGCCGGCATCGCGGACGAAGTGGAAGCGGTGCGGGCCGCGGACTTCAGACTTAAATTCACCATTCCCACTGCCGAGCAGCTCGCTGAGATGCGCCGAGTGAACGCAGACCTGAACCGCAACGCGCCCGCTTCGCAGATCGTCGCGCTGGAGCAGTTGGCGGAAGCCTTCGAACGAGGCGAGGTGTCGCCGGATCAACTGCCGCCCAAGTTGCTTCGACAACTGTCGAACTACCTCAACCAGCTTCCCGGATTCGATGACAACCGCTAA
- a CDS encoding tyrosine-type recombinase/integrase, protein MSPADARSPSAPPRTDAERPEWFRAFLADRSTRKPSPHTVDAYRCDFDAIAVVLAGCPQQLAALDCVAITKDTMRQAFAVFAASREPASIRRCWSTWNTLCSYLFTAELLEANPMQFVGRPKVAKSLPKALPAAAAKALVDAVTDHSDAKLRNQWPERDRAIILTILLAGLRAGELRAANVGDVRLTEAGGVIHVRGKGNKDRAIPIEAALIDVLSDYLASRGTRFPAASRRRQGSDVPVLRRWPTTAPLFVGVDGQRITRGALQYRILRAFKLAGPDAHRNPGALVHALRHTYATELANTNISVYTLMKLLGHESMATSQRYVNAAGAETRSAAAQNPLYRLTKDRH, encoded by the coding sequence ATGTCACCCGCTGACGCACGCTCGCCAAGTGCGCCACCCCGCACCGACGCCGAGCGGCCCGAATGGTTTCGCGCGTTTCTGGCCGACCGAAGCACCCGCAAACCCTCCCCGCACACCGTGGACGCGTATCGGTGTGACTTTGACGCGATCGCCGTCGTGCTGGCCGGCTGCCCCCAACAGCTGGCTGCGCTGGACTGCGTCGCGATCACCAAGGACACGATGCGCCAGGCCTTCGCGGTGTTCGCCGCCTCCCGCGAACCAGCATCCATCCGGCGCTGCTGGTCGACGTGGAACACGTTGTGCAGCTATCTGTTTACCGCTGAGCTGCTCGAGGCCAACCCGATGCAATTCGTGGGCAGACCGAAGGTCGCCAAGAGCCTTCCGAAGGCACTTCCCGCCGCGGCCGCTAAGGCCCTCGTCGACGCCGTCACAGACCACAGCGATGCGAAACTGCGCAACCAATGGCCCGAACGCGACCGCGCCATTATTCTGACCATCTTGCTCGCTGGCCTGCGCGCCGGCGAATTGCGCGCCGCCAACGTCGGGGATGTCCGCCTCACCGAGGCCGGTGGGGTGATCCACGTGCGCGGCAAGGGCAATAAGGACCGCGCCATCCCGATCGAGGCGGCCCTGATTGACGTTCTGAGTGACTACCTGGCCAGTCGCGGCACTCGCTTCCCCGCGGCCAGCCGGCGCCGGCAGGGCAGCGACGTTCCGGTGCTGCGCCGCTGGCCCACCACAGCGCCGCTGTTCGTCGGTGTCGACGGGCAGCGCATCACCCGCGGGGCATTGCAATACCGAATCCTGCGTGCGTTCAAACTGGCCGGGCCGGACGCTCACCGCAATCCGGGGGCCCTGGTGCACGCGCTGCGACACACCTACGCCACCGAGCTAGCGAACACCAACATCAGCGTCTACACCCTCATGAAACTCCTTGGCCACGAATCCATGGCGACCTCCCAGCGGTACGTCAACGCTGCCGGGGCCGAAACCCGTTCCGCCGCGGCGCAAAACCCGCTCTACCGCCTCACCAAAGACCGCCACTAG
- a CDS encoding MucR family transcriptional regulator, translating to MRVGDRDGHGAYGQLSTDDNGHLVCHECGRAFLHLATHAMRTHGLSGAQYRERHGLELTAVLVAGEIRQKMSQAWELHRDKHVANLDRSRNPDRARAQMRPRSQWPAATRVRRSAALSAKRGRLLTDDEMRQLGDDLPLQQWCDQVRALLAADPTITAMSISRSFERSESWIYQRLYRYPGHGE from the coding sequence ATGCGGGTCGGAGATCGTGATGGCCACGGCGCCTACGGCCAGCTCAGCACCGACGACAACGGCCATCTCGTCTGCCACGAATGTGGCCGCGCGTTTCTGCATCTGGCGACTCACGCGATGCGCACCCATGGCCTGTCCGGTGCCCAGTATCGCGAACGCCACGGTTTGGAGCTGACCGCGGTTCTGGTTGCCGGCGAGATCCGTCAGAAGATGTCGCAGGCGTGGGAGCTGCACCGCGACAAGCACGTCGCGAACCTGGACCGGTCACGCAATCCGGATCGCGCGCGCGCACAGATGCGGCCGAGGTCGCAGTGGCCGGCCGCGACTCGGGTCCGTCGGAGCGCGGCGTTGTCGGCGAAGCGAGGGCGGCTGCTGACCGATGATGAGATGCGACAGCTAGGTGATGATCTGCCGCTGCAACAGTGGTGCGACCAGGTGCGCGCCCTGCTGGCCGCCGACCCGACGATCACCGCCATGTCAATCAGCCGCAGCTTCGAGCGCTCAGAGTCTTGGATCTATCAGCGGCTGTACAGATACCCCGGACACGGCGAATGA